In the genome of Actinomadura graeca, one region contains:
- a CDS encoding MFS transporter: MPDVRLGTGPGRWILLATVLGSSVAMLDATVVNVALPKLARDLGADMAGLQWTVNAYTLTLAGFILLGGSLGDRYGRRRIFLIGVVWFAVASVLCGAAQDVGMLVVSRALQGVGGALLTPGSLAIIQASFVSDDRPRAVGAWSGLGGVAGAVGPFAGAGWWRRRAGGGCSC, from the coding sequence ATGCCGGACGTCCGGCTCGGCACGGGACCGGGGCGCTGGATCCTGCTGGCGACGGTGCTCGGGTCGAGCGTGGCCATGCTCGACGCCACCGTGGTGAACGTCGCGCTGCCGAAGCTGGCGCGCGACCTGGGCGCCGACATGGCCGGGCTGCAGTGGACGGTGAACGCCTACACGCTGACCCTCGCCGGGTTCATCCTGCTGGGCGGGTCGCTGGGCGACCGGTACGGGCGGCGCCGGATCTTCCTCATCGGCGTGGTGTGGTTCGCGGTGGCCTCGGTGCTGTGCGGCGCGGCGCAGGACGTCGGGATGCTGGTGGTGTCGCGGGCGCTGCAGGGCGTCGGCGGGGCGCTGCTCACGCCGGGCTCACTGGCGATCATCCAGGCGTCGTTCGTCTCCGACGACCGACCCCGCGCCGTCGGCGCCTGGTCGGGCCTCGGCGGCGTCGCGGGGGCGGTCGGGCCGTTCGCGGGGGCTGGCTGGTGGAGGCGGCGGGCTGGCGGTGGGTGTTCCTGCTGA
- a CDS encoding ubiquitin carboxyl-terminal hydrolase 14 translates to MATCEHVRSVPAQDPSPNTPQGCEECLAEGTRWVHLRLCLGCGHVGCCDSSPQRHASRHFGKEGHPIVRSFEPGEDWRWCFVDELIV, encoded by the coding sequence ATGGCTACCTGTGAGCATGTGCGGTCCGTCCCGGCGCAGGACCCGTCGCCGAACACCCCGCAGGGATGCGAGGAGTGCCTGGCGGAGGGGACCCGGTGGGTGCACCTGCGGCTGTGCCTGGGCTGCGGGCACGTGGGCTGCTGCGACTCCTCGCCCCAGCGGCACGCCAGCCGGCACTTCGGGAAGGAGGGGCACCCGATCGTCCGGTCGTTCGAACCGGGCGAGGACTGGCGGTGGTGCTTCGTGGACGAACTGATCGTCTGA
- a CDS encoding GDP-mannose 4,6-dehydratase: MEDPLSRRALITGITGQDGSYLAEHLLEQGYEVWGLVRGQANPHVSRLRKHIGDVQITTGDLLDQGSLISAVERVQPDEVYNLGAISYVPMSWQQAELTAEVTGMGVLRTLEAIRVVSGISPSRTPGGGQIRFYQASSSEMFGMVRETPQNEKTPFHPRSPYGVAKSYGHYITQNYRESYGMFAVSGILFNHESPRRGAEFVTRKVSLGAARIRLGLAGELRLGNMDARRDWGYAGDYARAMRLMLAQDAPEDYVIGTGKTQSVRELVDFAFRTAGLDWEEHVVLDARYTRPAEVDLLCADPKKAREQLGWEPEVTFEGLVTMMVESDLRLLSESARPEDEPFTPDHW, encoded by the coding sequence ATGGAGGATCCGCTGTCCAGGCGAGCACTCATCACCGGCATCACAGGGCAGGACGGCTCCTACCTGGCCGAGCATCTGCTGGAGCAGGGGTACGAGGTGTGGGGGCTGGTGCGGGGGCAGGCGAATCCCCACGTCTCCCGGCTGCGCAAGCACATCGGCGACGTCCAGATCACCACCGGGGACCTGCTGGACCAGGGCAGCCTGATCTCCGCCGTGGAGCGGGTGCAGCCGGACGAGGTCTACAACCTGGGCGCGATCTCCTACGTTCCCATGTCATGGCAGCAGGCGGAGCTGACCGCCGAGGTGACCGGCATGGGCGTCCTGCGGACCCTGGAGGCGATCCGGGTGGTGTCGGGCATCAGCCCGTCCCGCACTCCCGGCGGCGGGCAGATCCGCTTCTACCAGGCGTCCTCCTCGGAGATGTTCGGGATGGTCCGGGAGACGCCGCAGAACGAGAAGACGCCGTTCCACCCGCGCAGCCCGTACGGCGTCGCCAAGAGCTACGGGCACTACATCACGCAGAACTACCGCGAGTCCTACGGGATGTTCGCGGTCAGCGGGATCCTGTTCAACCACGAGTCGCCGCGGCGCGGCGCGGAGTTCGTCACCCGGAAGGTGTCGCTGGGCGCGGCGCGCATCCGGCTGGGCCTGGCGGGCGAGCTGCGGCTCGGGAACATGGACGCCCGCCGCGACTGGGGGTACGCCGGGGACTACGCCCGCGCGATGCGGCTCATGCTGGCCCAGGACGCGCCCGAGGACTACGTCATCGGGACGGGCAAGACGCAGTCGGTGCGGGAGCTGGTGGACTTCGCGTTCCGCACGGCGGGCCTGGACTGGGAGGAGCACGTCGTCCTGGACGCCCGGTACACCCGCCCCGCCGAGGTGGATCTGCTGTGCGCCGACCCGAAGAAGGCCCGCGAGCAGCTCGGCTGGGAGCCCGAGGTGACCTTCGAGGGCCTGGTGACGATGATGGTCGAGTCGGATCTGCGGCTGCTGTCGGAGTCCGCCCGTCCCGAGGACGAGCCGTTCACGCCCGACCACTGGTGA
- the folP gene encoding dihydropteroate synthase, which translates to MSHPHLAPLRLNGREIGPRAIMAVVNRTPDSFFDKGATYAFDAALAAAGRAVEDGADIIDIGGVKAGPGEDVGVTEELRRVVDLVAAVRDLHPGVVISVDTWRAEVGEAVARAGADLLNDTWGGPDPRLAEVAAGHGIGLVCSHAGALDPRTRPHRIGYADVMAEVIGHVTAEAERAVALGVRRDAILIDPAHDFGKNTRHSLEISRRLGEMTATGWPVLVAVSNKDFIGETLGRPVDKRGAGTLAVLGVSAWLGARVFRVHDVPAARRALEAVQTLAPGP; encoded by the coding sequence ATGAGCCATCCACACCTGGCCCCGCTGCGGCTGAACGGGCGCGAGATCGGTCCGCGGGCGATCATGGCGGTGGTCAACCGCACGCCCGACTCCTTCTTCGACAAGGGGGCCACCTACGCCTTCGACGCGGCCCTCGCCGCCGCCGGGCGCGCCGTCGAGGACGGCGCGGACATCATCGACATCGGCGGCGTCAAGGCCGGGCCCGGCGAGGACGTCGGCGTCACCGAGGAGCTGCGCCGCGTGGTGGACCTGGTCGCCGCCGTCCGCGACCTGCACCCCGGGGTGGTGATCAGCGTCGACACCTGGCGGGCCGAGGTCGGCGAGGCCGTCGCGCGGGCGGGAGCGGACCTGCTGAACGACACCTGGGGCGGCCCGGACCCGCGGCTCGCCGAGGTCGCCGCCGGCCACGGGATCGGGCTGGTCTGCTCGCACGCCGGCGCGCTGGACCCGCGCACCCGCCCGCACCGGATCGGGTACGCCGACGTCATGGCCGAGGTGATCGGGCACGTCACCGCCGAGGCCGAGCGGGCCGTGGCCCTCGGCGTCCGCCGGGACGCGATCCTCATCGACCCCGCCCACGACTTCGGCAAGAACACCCGCCACTCGCTGGAGATCAGCCGCCGGCTCGGCGAGATGACCGCGACGGGATGGCCGGTGCTGGTCGCGGTGTCCAACAAGGACTTCATCGGCGAGACCCTCGGCCGTCCCGTGGACAAGCGCGGCGCCGGCACCCTGGCCGTCCTGGGCGTCTCCGCATGGCTGGGCGCCCGCGTCTTCCGCGTCCACGACGTCCCGGCCGCCCGCCGGGCCCTGGAAGCGGTCCAGACCCTGGCCCCAGGCCCCTGA
- a CDS encoding CGNR zinc finger domain-containing protein: MIFTHDTEHALAVVVDLINTGAAAAGAEELDGLTGLRAFVERNAFSDVHELSDADLTRVRSLRDRFHAVFRATDVPTAVRLVNEVIGGVRATPHLTDHDGYDWHVHFFAPGAPMGEHLAADCGMALAYVVAAGELDRLRTCEAPDCSRVLVDLSRNRCRRYCDSRTCGNRMHVAAYRARQREAAHSS; this comes from the coding sequence GTGATCTTCACTCATGACACCGAGCACGCGCTCGCCGTCGTCGTCGACCTGATCAACACCGGTGCCGCGGCGGCCGGCGCGGAGGAGCTGGACGGGCTGACCGGCCTGCGCGCGTTCGTGGAGCGCAACGCCTTCAGCGACGTGCACGAGCTCTCCGACGCCGACCTGACCCGGGTCAGGTCCCTGCGCGACCGGTTCCACGCGGTGTTCCGCGCCACCGACGTGCCGACCGCGGTCCGGCTGGTCAACGAGGTGATCGGCGGCGTCCGCGCCACCCCGCACCTGACCGACCACGACGGCTACGACTGGCACGTGCACTTCTTCGCGCCCGGCGCGCCCATGGGCGAGCACCTCGCCGCCGACTGCGGCATGGCGCTGGCGTACGTGGTGGCCGCCGGAGAACTCGACCGGCTGCGCACCTGTGAGGCACCGGACTGCTCGCGCGTGCTGGTGGACCTGTCGCGCAACCGCTGCCGCCGCTACTGCGACAGCCGCACCTGCGGCAACCGCATGCACGTGGCCGCCTACCGCGCCCGCCAGCGCGAAGCGGCGCACTCGTCTTGA
- a CDS encoding Na+/H+ antiporter, which yields MGEDRLFIVFLVVAVVVLLTRALAGRLRVPDAILLVLLGMAAGFVPALPEVVVPPDLVLFGFLPPLVYHAAFFTAPREARADIVPIVTLAFGLTTVTTVAVAGTVHALLPGLGWAAALAFGAAVSPTDPVAATSVMQRLGAPPRMVTILEGESLINDGAALTIFGLAAEALGSGFTPAEGAGRVVQVVAGGVAYGLVLGIVIRRVRRSIRDPVSQIIVSLVTPYLAFIPAENLGASGVLATVVAGFSIGTHGEGVLQPASRLVGNAFWQILTFLLESALFVLLGLEIREVLHEPGGHTWGEVALTTLAVSAVVIGVRLLWQLGSGRLASAVPGGRRSQEGLGWRQRTVIGLGGMRGAISLAIALSLPAAVGPERGLLVLLTALVVLITLIGQAPLLPVLLRRLGLIESERRRREAMIARKAVLQAALARLDEMAEEDEVDEQTAEAFRQMTEVRLDRLRYFLDREGTGEGARPPNTRHVRSELVRAQRAKLDSLYRKGRIGAETQREIGRELDFEDPVALRKPRA from the coding sequence GTGGGGGAGGATCGGCTCTTCATCGTCTTCCTGGTCGTCGCCGTGGTGGTGCTGCTGACCCGCGCCCTGGCCGGGCGGCTGCGCGTGCCCGACGCGATCCTGCTCGTCCTGCTCGGCATGGCGGCGGGGTTCGTGCCCGCGCTGCCCGAGGTCGTCGTCCCGCCTGACCTGGTGCTGTTCGGCTTCCTGCCGCCGCTGGTCTACCACGCCGCGTTCTTCACCGCGCCGCGGGAGGCCCGCGCCGACATCGTCCCCATCGTCACCCTGGCGTTCGGGCTCACCACCGTCACCACGGTCGCCGTCGCGGGGACGGTGCACGCCCTGCTGCCCGGGCTCGGCTGGGCCGCCGCGCTGGCGTTCGGCGCGGCGGTCTCGCCGACAGACCCGGTGGCCGCGACGTCGGTGATGCAGCGGCTCGGCGCCCCGCCCCGGATGGTGACGATCCTGGAGGGCGAGAGCCTCATCAACGACGGCGCGGCGCTGACCATATTCGGCCTCGCCGCCGAGGCCCTCGGCAGCGGCTTCACCCCCGCCGAGGGCGCCGGGCGGGTCGTGCAGGTGGTGGCCGGGGGAGTGGCGTACGGGCTGGTGCTCGGCATCGTGATCCGCCGTGTCCGGCGCTCCATCAGGGATCCGGTCAGCCAGATCATCGTCTCGCTCGTGACGCCGTACCTGGCGTTCATCCCGGCGGAGAACCTGGGCGCGTCCGGGGTGCTGGCGACCGTCGTCGCCGGGTTCTCCATCGGCACCCACGGGGAGGGCGTGCTGCAGCCCGCGTCCCGGCTGGTCGGCAACGCGTTCTGGCAGATCCTGACGTTCCTGCTGGAGTCGGCGCTGTTCGTCCTGCTCGGCCTGGAGATCCGGGAGGTGCTGCACGAGCCCGGCGGGCACACCTGGGGCGAGGTCGCGCTGACGACGCTCGCGGTGTCGGCGGTCGTCATCGGCGTCCGGCTGCTGTGGCAGCTCGGCAGCGGGCGCCTGGCGTCGGCGGTGCCCGGCGGGCGGCGCAGCCAGGAGGGGCTCGGCTGGCGGCAGCGCACGGTGATCGGCCTCGGCGGGATGCGCGGCGCGATCTCGCTGGCCATCGCGCTGTCGCTGCCCGCCGCGGTCGGCCCGGAGCGCGGCCTGCTCGTCCTGCTCACCGCGCTGGTGGTGCTGATCACCCTGATCGGGCAGGCGCCGCTGCTGCCGGTGCTGCTGCGCCGGCTCGGGCTGATCGAGTCCGAGCGGCGCCGGCGGGAGGCGATGATCGCGCGCAAGGCGGTGCTGCAGGCGGCGCTCGCGCGGCTGGACGAGATGGCCGAGGAGGACGAGGTGGACGAGCAGACCGCGGAGGCGTTCCGCCAGATGACGGAGGTCCGGCTGGACCGCCTCCGGTACTTCCTGGACCGGGAGGGCACCGGTGAGGGGGCGCGCCCGCCCAACACCCGGCACGTCCGCTCCGAGCTGGTCCGGGCGCAGCGCGCGAAACTGGACTCCCTCTACCGGAAGGGGCGGATCGGCGCCGAGACCCAGCGCGAGATCGGCCGGGAACTCGACTTCGAGGACCCGGTCGCGCTCAGGAAACCCCGGGCGTAG
- a CDS encoding pyridoxal phosphate-dependent aminotransferase, whose translation MPAQSQSTPVRALSFAPRPVPLSATLAVNEALARKKRQGVPVLPLGFGEAGIPIHPALTRELEAAAGRGGYGPVAGSAALRAAAAGYWTRRALPTDPSVVVAGPGSKPLLFALLMSLGGDVVVAAPSWVSYAAQTSLAGAEAVRVATPPGEGGVPSPALLADAVVRARARGRTVRTVIVTLPDNPTGTIASEDTVRRLCAVARDLDLVIISDEIYRDLVHDPGHAVPSPAGFAPERTVVTTALSKSLAAGGWRLGVARLPDGPFGRELRDSVLGVASEIWSSAPAPMQHAAAYAFAEPPELAEHIDRSRRLHAAVTGAVADRFAAAGASVTRPEAAFYLYPDFGPLRDVLREGHGIRTSSDLTGLLLERYGMGVLPGSAFGDAPAALRMRVAPSLLYGEDDEQRLAALASPSPAGLPWIAGALDRLTEVLGDLIETADVGEPVPA comes from the coding sequence ATGCCTGCCCAGAGCCAGTCCACGCCCGTCCGGGCGCTGTCCTTCGCACCGCGCCCGGTGCCCCTCTCCGCCACGCTCGCCGTGAACGAAGCACTCGCCCGTAAGAAAAGGCAGGGGGTGCCCGTCCTCCCCCTCGGGTTCGGCGAGGCGGGCATCCCCATCCACCCCGCACTGACCCGCGAGCTGGAGGCGGCGGCCGGCCGCGGCGGCTACGGGCCCGTCGCCGGGTCCGCCGCGCTGCGCGCCGCGGCGGCGGGGTACTGGACCCGCCGGGCCCTGCCCACCGACCCGTCCGTGGTGGTCGCCGGTCCCGGCAGTAAGCCGTTGCTGTTCGCCCTGCTGATGTCACTCGGGGGTGACGTGGTGGTGGCCGCGCCGAGCTGGGTCTCCTACGCCGCGCAGACCTCCCTCGCGGGGGCCGAGGCGGTGCGCGTGGCCACGCCGCCCGGTGAGGGCGGGGTGCCCAGCCCGGCCCTGCTCGCCGACGCGGTGGTCCGGGCCCGTGCGCGGGGACGGACCGTCCGCACCGTGATCGTCACGCTGCCCGACAACCCCACCGGGACCATCGCCTCGGAGGACACCGTCCGCCGGCTGTGCGCGGTCGCCCGGGACCTGGACCTGGTGATCATCTCGGACGAGATCTACCGCGACCTGGTGCACGACCCCGGGCACGCGGTGCCGAGCCCCGCGGGTTTCGCGCCCGAGCGGACCGTGGTGACGACCGCGCTGAGCAAGAGCCTGGCGGCCGGGGGCTGGCGGCTCGGCGTCGCCCGCCTGCCGGACGGCCCGTTCGGCCGCGAGCTGCGCGACAGCGTGCTGGGCGTGGCCAGCGAGATCTGGTCCAGCGCGCCCGCCCCGATGCAGCACGCCGCCGCCTACGCGTTCGCGGAGCCGCCCGAGCTGGCCGAGCACATCGACCGCAGCCGCCGCCTGCACGCCGCCGTCACGGGCGCCGTCGCCGACCGGTTCGCCGCCGCCGGCGCGTCGGTCACGCGGCCGGAAGCGGCCTTCTACCTCTACCCCGACTTCGGGCCCCTGCGGGACGTCCTGCGGGAAGGCCACGGCATCCGTACGTCCTCCGACCTGACGGGCCTGCTTTTGGAACGTTACGGAATGGGCGTCCTGCCCGGTAGCGCGTTCGGGGACGCCCCGGCGGCGCTGCGGATGCGGGTGGCGCCGAGCCTGCTCTACGGGGAGGACGACGAGCAGCGCCTGGCCGCCCTGGCCTCGCCCTCCCCGGCCGGGCTCCCCTGGATCGCGGGCGCCCTGGACCGGCTGACCGAGGTCCTCGGGGACCTGATCGAGACGGCGGACGTCGGCGAGCCCGTCCCGGCCTGA
- a CDS encoding LysR family transcriptional regulator, translating into MLELRRLRLLAEFARRGSIAAAAAALGYTPSAVSQQLAALEREARVPLLDRTARSAELTDAGRRLADRAEEILTLVETAEAELSAQADTPMGRVVVTAFPTAAVAFAPALAHSLADHPGLTFVLRQTRPDDGVRQVQNGEVDIALIDDWTGKVPDQSPAVLEFFHLRRDPLVLVVPSAHRMSDPERPVRLHELREEPWMAAPPGEPSRQAVERLLDTVGGARPVPWEFEGLHTILSLVARGIGITAVPALALAAGDQGVAVRRIPECTLAREVYAVTRKASVRRPSVAVTLRAIYAAARDVRPPLPGG; encoded by the coding sequence ATGCTGGAGCTACGCCGCCTGCGGCTTCTCGCCGAGTTCGCCCGCCGCGGCAGCATCGCCGCGGCCGCCGCGGCCCTCGGGTACACGCCCTCGGCCGTCTCCCAGCAGCTGGCCGCGCTGGAGCGGGAGGCCCGCGTCCCCCTGCTGGACCGCACCGCGCGCAGCGCCGAGCTGACCGACGCCGGGCGCCGCCTCGCCGACCGCGCCGAGGAGATCCTCACCCTCGTCGAGACCGCCGAGGCGGAGCTGTCCGCGCAGGCCGACACCCCCATGGGCCGTGTGGTGGTCACCGCGTTCCCGACCGCCGCCGTCGCCTTCGCCCCCGCGCTGGCGCACAGCCTCGCCGACCATCCCGGGCTGACGTTCGTGCTGCGCCAGACCCGCCCTGACGACGGCGTGCGGCAGGTGCAGAACGGCGAGGTGGACATCGCCCTCATCGACGACTGGACGGGCAAGGTCCCCGATCAGTCGCCCGCCGTGCTGGAGTTCTTCCACCTGCGCCGCGACCCGCTCGTGCTGGTCGTCCCGTCCGCGCACCGGATGTCGGACCCTGAGCGGCCCGTCCGGCTGCACGAGCTGCGGGAGGAGCCGTGGATGGCGGCGCCGCCGGGGGAGCCCTCGCGGCAGGCGGTGGAGCGGCTGCTGGACACCGTCGGCGGCGCCCGTCCCGTCCCCTGGGAGTTCGAGGGGCTGCACACGATCCTCAGCCTGGTCGCGCGCGGCATCGGGATCACGGCCGTGCCCGCGCTGGCGCTCGCGGCCGGTGACCAGGGCGTCGCGGTGCGGCGCATCCCGGAGTGCACGCTGGCCCGCGAGGTGTACGCGGTCACGCGGAAGGCGAGCGTGCGCAGGCCGTCGGTCGCGGTCACGCTGCGGGCCATCTACGCCGCCGCCCGTGACGTCCGGCCGCCCCTCCCCGGGGGCTGA
- a CDS encoding DUF3159 domain-containing protein codes for MERPATTSAEPPEGAAPVSEPPPATPAGAGHEGGHHFELPRVRALLMHALPRFVEGVIAPVAVFYAALVLLGLNGALVAAVAWVYGGIIYRYARRRPVPGMLLLAAVGVTVRAALAAATHSAVVYFLQPTLGTLIVGISFLASVPLGRPLAKKLAKDMAPIPEAFLRHERVHQFFLRISLLWSMVLFTNVVISLWMLFNESIGMYLWFRTGIVAGLGAVGVGVSVWGFKRCLRHVNAEPSKA; via the coding sequence ATGGAACGACCGGCGACCACGTCCGCGGAACCGCCCGAGGGGGCGGCGCCCGTGTCCGAGCCGCCCCCGGCCACGCCGGCCGGGGCGGGACACGAGGGTGGGCACCACTTCGAGCTCCCGCGTGTGAGGGCCCTGCTCATGCACGCCCTGCCCCGCTTCGTCGAGGGCGTCATCGCGCCCGTCGCGGTCTTCTACGCCGCCCTCGTCCTGCTCGGCCTGAACGGCGCGCTCGTCGCCGCCGTCGCCTGGGTGTACGGCGGGATCATCTACCGCTACGCGCGCAGGCGCCCCGTGCCGGGGATGCTGCTGCTGGCGGCCGTCGGCGTCACCGTCCGCGCGGCCCTGGCCGCCGCCACGCACAGCGCCGTCGTCTACTTCCTGCAGCCGACGCTCGGCACGCTCATCGTGGGCATCTCCTTCCTCGCCTCGGTGCCGCTCGGGCGCCCGCTGGCCAAGAAGCTGGCCAAGGACATGGCGCCCATCCCCGAGGCGTTCCTGCGGCACGAGCGGGTCCACCAGTTCTTCCTGCGCATCTCGCTGCTGTGGTCGATGGTCCTGTTCACCAACGTGGTCATCAGCCTCTGGATGCTGTTCAACGAGTCGATCGGCATGTACCTGTGGTTCCGCACCGGCATCGTCGCCGGGCTGGGCGCGGTCGGCGTCGGCGTCTCGGTGTGGGGCTTCAAGCGCTGCCTGCGGCACGTCAACGCCGAGCCCTCCAAGGCGTAG
- a CDS encoding L,D-transpeptidase produces the protein MGGSVGGKGRFRLIVTGGAGAVTLLAAGCGIGGEGMLASGKSAAVVTISPANGTAQVRPDGTIEVKASGTKLESVTVQGVQGAPITGRMAGNRKSWRSDRTLTPGTSYTVTARSRDDGKTSTVTSAFTTLKPERTLSIVDITPSLEGEKVGVGMPIMLRFDRPVADKAAVERVLQVTPDKPVEGAWNWVAPDQVTYRTKTYWQPHQTVRFQARLAGVNAGGGVYGAKDAQQTITIGASQITTGDIGRHSMTVRRDGKKVRTIPFSAGNGETREFTTTSGVHLLMEKGNPVTMVSPGRQEGDAGYYKTVVNHAVRFSNSGEYVHAAPWSVGSQGSANVSHGCLNVSPSDALWYYDTAQRGDVIELTGSNREVEPDNGWGQWQLSFDKWRQGSALT, from the coding sequence TTGGGGGGATCAGTGGGTGGCAAGGGGCGTTTCAGGCTGATCGTGACCGGCGGGGCGGGCGCGGTGACGCTGCTCGCGGCCGGCTGCGGGATCGGCGGCGAGGGCATGCTGGCCTCGGGGAAGTCGGCGGCCGTCGTGACCATCTCGCCCGCCAACGGGACCGCCCAGGTCAGGCCGGACGGGACGATCGAGGTCAAGGCGTCGGGCACCAAGCTGGAGAGCGTCACCGTCCAGGGCGTCCAGGGGGCCCCGATCACGGGCCGGATGGCGGGGAACCGCAAGTCCTGGCGCTCCGACCGGACGCTGACGCCCGGCACCTCCTACACCGTCACAGCGCGGTCGCGGGACGACGGCAAGACCAGCACCGTCACCAGCGCGTTCACCACGCTCAAGCCGGAGCGGACGCTCTCGATCGTCGACATCACGCCGAGCCTCGAGGGCGAGAAGGTCGGCGTCGGCATGCCGATCATGCTGCGGTTCGACCGGCCGGTGGCCGACAAGGCCGCCGTGGAGCGGGTGCTGCAGGTCACCCCGGACAAGCCGGTCGAGGGCGCCTGGAACTGGGTCGCCCCCGACCAGGTCACCTACCGGACGAAGACGTACTGGCAGCCGCACCAGACCGTGCGGTTCCAGGCCCGGCTGGCCGGGGTGAACGCGGGCGGCGGCGTCTACGGGGCCAAGGACGCCCAGCAGACCATCACGATCGGCGCCTCGCAGATCACGACCGGTGACATCGGCCGCCACAGCATGACGGTGCGCCGGGACGGCAAGAAGGTCCGCACCATCCCGTTCAGCGCGGGCAACGGTGAGACGCGCGAGTTCACCACCACCAGCGGCGTCCACCTCCTGATGGAGAAGGGCAATCCCGTCACGATGGTCTCCCCGGGCCGCCAGGAGGGCGACGCCGGGTACTACAAGACCGTCGTCAACCACGCGGTCCGCTTCTCCAACAGCGGCGAGTACGTCCACGCGGCGCCCTGGTCGGTCGGCTCGCAGGGCTCGGCGAACGTCAGCCACGGCTGCCTGAACGTCAGCCCGTCCGACGCCCTGTGGTACTACGACACCGCGCAGCGCGGCGACGTCATCGAGCTGACCGGCAGCAACCGCGAGGTCGAGCCTGACAACGGCTGGGGCCAGTGGCAGCTGTCCTTCGACAAGTGGAGGCAGGGCAGCGCCCTGACCTGA
- a CDS encoding L,D-transpeptidase produces MQRRVSAGVRAGAGVAGAVLLLTTACSGGEKDDGVTVGGKGDSAAPQVTVNPGNGDGKARPEAGVVVTAAGGTLEQVSVTRKGKPVDGAMSADKTSWKSRTLRPGTQYQVSAVAKSAKGKSTTVSSRFVTLKAANELDVADVSPTKGETVGVGMPIIVTFNRAVGDRKAVERALEVKSAKPATGAWFWVSDTQVIFRTKNGEYWQPNQPVTFTAKLSGVKSGKKTYGVSDYTRRFRIGDSHIITASTKTHKLVVKKNGKKVKGWGISAGRGGRVVNGVDTYLTTSGIHLTMGKENPAIMTSEWMGVKPDDKKNGGYKEVIPHAVRISNSGEYIHSMAATVWAQGRQNVSHGCLNSPPAAARWFYNWSYRGDPVIITGSKRGLDWSNGWSFYQMRWNRWVKGSALDRTVTTG; encoded by the coding sequence GTGCAGCGGAGGGTTTCCGCAGGGGTCCGGGCCGGCGCGGGAGTGGCGGGGGCCGTGCTGCTGCTCACGACCGCCTGCTCCGGGGGCGAGAAGGACGACGGGGTCACCGTCGGGGGCAAGGGCGATTCCGCCGCCCCCCAGGTGACGGTGAACCCCGGCAACGGCGACGGCAAGGCCCGTCCCGAGGCGGGCGTCGTCGTGACGGCCGCGGGCGGGACGCTGGAGCAGGTCAGCGTCACCCGCAAGGGCAAGCCGGTCGACGGCGCGATGTCGGCCGACAAGACGAGCTGGAAGTCCCGGACGCTGCGTCCGGGCACGCAGTACCAGGTGTCGGCCGTCGCGAAGAGCGCGAAGGGCAAGTCGACCACGGTGAGCTCCCGGTTCGTCACGCTGAAGGCGGCGAACGAGCTGGACGTCGCCGACGTCAGCCCGACCAAGGGGGAGACGGTCGGCGTCGGCATGCCGATCATCGTGACCTTCAACCGGGCCGTCGGCGACCGCAAGGCCGTCGAGCGGGCGCTGGAGGTGAAGTCGGCCAAGCCCGCCACCGGCGCGTGGTTCTGGGTGAGCGACACCCAGGTCATCTTCCGGACGAAGAACGGCGAGTACTGGCAGCCGAACCAGCCGGTGACCTTCACCGCGAAGCTGTCGGGCGTCAAGTCGGGCAAGAAGACCTACGGGGTCTCCGACTACACCCGCCGGTTCCGCATCGGTGACTCGCACATCATCACGGCCAGCACCAAGACCCACAAGCTGGTCGTCAAGAAGAACGGCAAGAAGGTCAAGGGCTGGGGCATCAGCGCCGGGCGCGGCGGCCGCGTCGTCAACGGCGTCGACACCTACCTCACCACCAGCGGCATCCACCTGACCATGGGCAAGGAGAATCCGGCGATCATGACGTCGGAGTGGATGGGCGTCAAGCCGGACGACAAGAAGAACGGCGGCTACAAGGAGGTCATCCCCCACGCGGTGCGGATCTCCAACAGCGGCGAGTACATCCACTCGATGGCCGCGACCGTGTGGGCGCAGGGCCGCCAGAACGTCAGCCACGGCTGCCTCAACTCCCCGCCCGCCGCCGCCCGGTGGTTCTACAACTGGTCCTACCGGGGCGACCCGGTGATCATCACCGGCAGCAAGCGCGGCCTGGACTGGAGCAACGGCTGGAGCTTCTACCAGATGCGCTGGAACAGGTGGGTCAAGGGCAGCGCCCTTGACCGCACCGTGACCACCGGGTGA